Proteins from a genomic interval of Bradyrhizobium sp. CCGB01:
- a CDS encoding AraC family transcriptional regulator, with translation MQDFYNQIAGRPGDEIGSAQQGASTAAQWLDFPGCVFVRGEFRADPSGPAIVAPGLFISVAFGDGASRGILTRTPGSERQMTAIAVREAVAARRSVQCDERPAIGLALPQTSIDRLGLGDEFQALFKNDEAGAAVVSLTASPRVQAVAAEMFSPPVAGSAAQLLLSAHAAEIVVHALFSESGRIEVDPAADLQRMRLQSVKEQMDADLAYPWSVDELARNAGLSRRSFNQKFQMAYGESAIDYLRARRLDAARDLLIHQRLSVTEAAFRVGYAHPANFATAFRRHFGYSPSRCQ, from the coding sequence ATGCAGGACTTTTACAATCAGATTGCCGGACGGCCTGGAGACGAGATCGGTTCCGCACAGCAGGGCGCTTCAACAGCGGCGCAATGGCTGGATTTCCCGGGCTGCGTGTTTGTCAGAGGTGAGTTTCGAGCCGACCCCAGCGGGCCCGCGATCGTAGCGCCGGGCCTGTTCATCTCCGTTGCGTTCGGCGACGGCGCGAGCCGCGGCATTCTGACGCGCACGCCCGGCAGCGAAAGGCAGATGACGGCAATTGCTGTGCGTGAGGCCGTCGCTGCAAGACGCTCGGTCCAGTGTGACGAGCGTCCTGCGATAGGCCTGGCACTTCCCCAGACTTCCATCGATCGGCTTGGGCTTGGCGACGAGTTTCAGGCGCTGTTCAAGAACGATGAGGCGGGTGCCGCCGTCGTCTCTCTCACTGCGTCTCCGCGCGTGCAGGCCGTCGCTGCGGAAATGTTCTCGCCGCCGGTCGCCGGAAGCGCGGCGCAATTGTTGCTGTCGGCGCATGCCGCCGAGATCGTTGTCCACGCCCTGTTCAGCGAGAGCGGGCGGATTGAGGTCGATCCGGCAGCCGATCTTCAGCGGATGCGCTTGCAATCGGTCAAGGAGCAGATGGACGCCGATCTTGCTTACCCCTGGAGCGTCGACGAGCTGGCGCGGAACGCAGGGCTGAGCCGGCGGTCCTTCAACCAGAAATTCCAGATGGCGTATGGCGAGAGCGCGATCGACTATTTGCGGGCCCGGCGGCTCGATGCCGCACGTGACCTTCTGATTCATCAACGGTTGTCGGTCACCGAGGCGGCCTTTCGTGTCGGCTACGCCCATCCGGCCAATTTCGCGACGGCCTTTCGCAGGCACTTCGGCTATTCGCCCAGCCGCTGTCAGTAG
- a CDS encoding TonB-dependent siderophore receptor encodes MTMRRDDGQKFGWERVVKAGLGIAGLGVAGLGVVLHATPSAAQTSTTNSGSTAATLPPVTVEAPSQTRPRAQSAQRTSQSQRGRVASRRNSEAVQTRNTDTREAGAGRGNVSSENSYVASSSSAGTKTNTPLLETPQSISVVTRKELNDRAVQSLTEAVGYEPGVRIDASGYDPRFDAIAIRGFDITYNGVYLDGLRLVGAGLSVFKTEPYGVDSITVVRGPSSALYGLGSPGGLIDLSSKLPTSQPFHEVQTVFGDRERVQGNFDFSGPVDPNGQFSYRLTGVVRDADVFVPGGKDNRTYIAPAFTWRPDQSTSLTILGSYQKSKTPGSMFTYSTGTGTTTDIFTGSPSYNSLDQEQGRVGYLFEHAFNNDVTVRQKFRYVDVDAVTRYVGFLGAPVGNVVSRYTGLVHDTLQSAIMDNQVEAKLSTGPVQHTLLVGTDYTASKFNDRQGFGFGVSDLNLAAPVYAPESIPDPAISSSTAQRQTQSGVYIQDQAKLDHWILTLSGRSDWVRTTGEDLFALTRQTQSDQAYSGRAGLTYVFDSGVAPYVAYSTSFFPNLGVDPSGAFFKPTTGKQTEVGVKYQPQGTRSFITAAVFDLTQEGGLVTTGTGVTVQRGEIQSRGFELQGLASLGGGFDITSSYTYLDMVTKQAADSSTIGKFPSGNPPHTATLWGNYALPLAGPFAGVSVGGGVRYMSWSYGDDANTFRNSSVTLVDAALKYDLGQAAKELKGLQFQVNAKNLFNLHYTTCQVGYCYRGAPLTVIATLGYRW; translated from the coding sequence ATGACGATGAGGCGCGACGACGGACAGAAGTTCGGCTGGGAACGGGTGGTGAAGGCTGGACTTGGCATCGCTGGTCTTGGCGTGGCCGGGCTTGGCGTGGTGCTGCACGCGACGCCGTCGGCCGCACAGACCTCCACGACCAATTCGGGCTCGACGGCGGCGACATTGCCGCCCGTCACGGTCGAGGCACCGAGCCAGACGCGTCCGCGTGCCCAGTCTGCCCAGCGTACCTCACAATCGCAGCGCGGCCGCGTCGCGTCGCGCCGCAATTCCGAAGCCGTGCAAACCAGAAATACCGACACGCGCGAGGCCGGTGCCGGCCGCGGCAACGTGTCGAGCGAGAACAGCTATGTTGCAAGCAGCAGCTCGGCGGGCACGAAGACCAACACGCCCTTGCTCGAGACGCCGCAATCGATCTCGGTCGTGACGCGCAAGGAGCTCAACGACCGCGCCGTCCAGTCTCTGACGGAGGCGGTTGGCTATGAACCCGGTGTCCGCATCGATGCGTCCGGCTACGATCCGCGCTTCGACGCCATCGCGATCCGGGGCTTCGACATCACCTATAACGGCGTCTATCTCGACGGCTTGCGCCTCGTCGGCGCCGGCCTCAGCGTGTTCAAGACCGAGCCCTATGGGGTCGACAGCATCACCGTGGTCCGCGGGCCGAGCTCGGCACTCTACGGCCTCGGCTCCCCCGGCGGACTGATCGACCTGTCGAGCAAGCTGCCGACCAGCCAGCCGTTTCACGAGGTGCAGACGGTGTTCGGCGACCGCGAGCGAGTCCAGGGCAATTTTGATTTTTCAGGGCCGGTCGATCCCAACGGTCAGTTTTCGTATCGGCTGACCGGCGTGGTGCGCGACGCGGACGTGTTCGTGCCCGGCGGCAAGGATAACAGGACCTACATCGCTCCCGCCTTCACCTGGAGACCGGATCAATCGACGTCCCTCACGATTCTCGGTTCCTATCAGAAATCGAAGACGCCCGGATCCATGTTCACCTATTCCACGGGCACCGGCACCACCACGGACATTTTCACGGGCAGCCCGTCCTACAATTCGCTCGACCAGGAGCAGGGACGCGTCGGCTACCTGTTCGAGCACGCGTTCAACAACGACGTGACCGTCCGCCAGAAATTCCGTTACGTCGATGTCGATGCGGTCACCCGCTATGTCGGCTTTCTCGGCGCGCCCGTCGGCAATGTCGTCTCGCGCTATACCGGCCTTGTCCACGACACGCTGCAATCGGCCATCATGGACAACCAGGTCGAGGCCAAGCTCTCGACCGGGCCTGTGCAGCACACGCTCCTGGTCGGTACCGACTACACCGCGTCGAAGTTCAACGACAGGCAGGGCTTTGGCTTCGGCGTCTCCGATCTCAACCTGGCCGCGCCGGTCTACGCGCCGGAATCCATTCCCGATCCGGCGATCTCGTCCTCGACGGCCCAGCGGCAAACCCAGTCCGGCGTGTATATTCAGGATCAGGCCAAGCTCGATCACTGGATCCTGACACTGAGCGGCCGCAGCGACTGGGTCCGCACCACGGGCGAGGATCTGTTCGCGCTGACCCGTCAGACGCAGTCCGATCAGGCCTATAGCGGGCGGGCCGGGCTGACCTATGTGTTCGATTCCGGCGTTGCGCCCTACGTTGCCTATTCGACGTCGTTCTTTCCCAATCTCGGCGTCGATCCGTCGGGGGCCTTCTTCAAGCCGACCACCGGCAAGCAGACCGAGGTCGGCGTCAAGTATCAGCCGCAGGGGACGAGGAGCTTCATCACCGCGGCGGTCTTCGATTTGACCCAGGAGGGCGGCCTCGTCACGACGGGCACGGGCGTGACGGTCCAGCGCGGAGAAATTCAAAGCCGCGGCTTCGAATTGCAGGGGCTCGCGAGCCTCGGCGGCGGTTTCGACATCACCTCGTCGTACACCTATCTCGACATGGTGACCAAGCAGGCTGCGGACAGCTCGACGATCGGCAAGTTTCCATCCGGCAATCCTCCGCACACCGCGACGTTGTGGGGCAATTATGCCCTGCCGCTGGCCGGCCCGTTCGCCGGCGTGAGCGTCGGCGGTGGCGTGCGTTACATGTCCTGGAGCTATGGCGACGACGCCAACACGTTCAGGAACAGCTCGGTGACCCTGGTCGACGCGGCGCTGAAATATGATCTCGGCCAGGCGGCGAAGGAGCTGAAGGGCCTTCAGTTCCAGGTCAATGCCAAGAACCTGTTCAATCTGCACTACACCACGTGCCAGGTCGGCTATTGCTACCGCGGTGCGCCGCTGACCGTCATTGCGACGCTCGGCTATCGCTGGTGA
- a CDS encoding IclR family transcriptional regulator C-terminal domain-containing protein, with translation MPKLKRSETDERATDFVESLDRGLRLLQCFGMTAGPMTLSDLARAADLPRATARRMLFTLQRGGFVSGDGKLFSLTPHVLTLAASYLRSSQLVAVLQPVLDRVATAAQEISSLAVLDGDDVVFIARGGPARVFSGGLEIGYRLPAFCTSVGRAMLGQLDDAELAARLKQMKREALTPQAETDPKALLARIVADRAQGYSLVDREAEPHFRSISVPVRRYDNVIVAAINMGAHVDRVPARELIERFLPLLREGAESVRSQLL, from the coding sequence ATGCCCAAGCTGAAGCGGAGCGAGACTGACGAGCGCGCGACGGATTTCGTCGAGAGCCTCGATCGCGGCCTGCGTCTGCTGCAATGCTTCGGAATGACCGCAGGTCCGATGACGCTGAGCGATCTCGCCCGTGCCGCCGATCTGCCGCGCGCGACCGCGCGGCGCATGCTGTTCACGCTCCAGCGCGGCGGTTTCGTCTCTGGCGATGGCAAGCTGTTTTCGCTGACGCCGCATGTGCTGACGCTCGCGGCCTCCTATTTGCGCTCGAGCCAGCTCGTCGCGGTTCTTCAGCCCGTGCTCGACCGTGTCGCCACTGCCGCGCAGGAAATCTCCTCGCTCGCGGTGCTCGATGGCGATGACGTTGTGTTCATTGCCCGCGGCGGTCCGGCACGGGTCTTTTCCGGCGGACTGGAGATCGGCTACCGCCTGCCGGCCTTCTGCACCTCGGTCGGGCGCGCCATGCTTGGCCAGCTCGATGATGCGGAGCTCGCCGCGCGCCTGAAGCAGATGAAGCGCGAGGCTCTGACGCCGCAGGCGGAGACGGATCCGAAGGCGCTGCTCGCGCGCATCGTCGCCGATCGCGCGCAGGGCTATTCGCTGGTCGACCGCGAGGCCGAACCGCATTTCCGCTCGATCTCGGTTCCGGTGCGTCGTTACGACAATGTGATCGTCGCTGCGATCAACATGGGTGCGCATGTCGATCGCGTGCCGGCGCGGGAATTGATCGAGCGCTTTCTGCCACTGCTGCGCGAGGGTGCAGAATCGGTGCGCTCGCAATTGCTGTGA
- a CDS encoding glutamine synthetase family protein yields MTFVARHALWSDEQKDAAQRMRRIVEEKNLEVIRLAFPDQHGILRGKTIIAAEAIASLESGCSITTTMLAKDTSHRTVFPVFTSGGGFGMKEMEGAADVLMVADPTTFRVLPWAPATGWVLCDLHFNDGRPVPFATRGLYRKVLDELGARGHDFVAGLEVEFHIFKLDDAHMRPEDAGQPGTPPSVSLLSHGYQYLTEQRFDQMEPVLEILRRDIVALGLPLRSVEVEFGPSQCEFTFAPRKGLEPADNMVLFRSAVKQIARRHGYHATFMCRPKLPNLFASGWHLHQSIVSRANGDNLFMAKDGSEPLSAFGRAYLAGLLDHARASTVFTTPTINGYKRYRAYSLAPDRAIWGRDNRGVMIRVLGGAGDAATRLENRIGEPAANPYLYMASQILSGLDGVDRKLDPGPSADTPYETNAPLLPKSLRDAVAALKDDPFFREQLGGEFVDYYTHIKNAEIDRFLSEVTDWEHREYFEVF; encoded by the coding sequence GTGACTTTCGTTGCGCGTCATGCGCTGTGGTCGGATGAGCAGAAGGACGCAGCCCAGCGCATGCGTCGCATCGTCGAGGAAAAGAACCTCGAGGTCATCCGCCTCGCCTTCCCGGACCAGCACGGCATCTTGCGCGGCAAGACCATCATCGCGGCCGAGGCGATCGCCTCGCTGGAAAGCGGCTGCTCCATCACCACCACCATGCTCGCCAAGGACACCTCGCACCGCACGGTGTTTCCGGTGTTCACATCAGGCGGCGGGTTCGGCATGAAGGAGATGGAGGGCGCGGCCGACGTGCTGATGGTCGCCGATCCCACTACTTTTCGCGTTTTGCCGTGGGCGCCGGCGACGGGCTGGGTGCTGTGCGACCTCCATTTCAACGACGGCCGCCCGGTGCCGTTCGCAACGCGCGGGCTCTATCGCAAGGTGCTCGATGAACTCGGCGCGCGCGGCCACGATTTCGTCGCGGGCCTCGAAGTGGAATTCCACATCTTCAAGCTCGACGACGCGCATATGCGGCCCGAGGATGCCGGCCAGCCCGGCACGCCGCCGTCGGTGAGCCTGCTCAGCCACGGCTATCAATATCTTACCGAACAGCGCTTCGACCAGATGGAGCCGGTGCTGGAGATCCTGCGGCGCGACATCGTCGCGCTCGGACTTCCCTTACGCTCCGTCGAGGTCGAGTTCGGGCCGAGCCAGTGCGAATTCACCTTCGCGCCAAGGAAGGGGCTGGAGCCTGCCGACAACATGGTGCTGTTCCGATCTGCCGTGAAGCAGATCGCGCGGCGGCACGGCTATCACGCCACCTTCATGTGCCGGCCGAAGCTGCCGAACCTGTTCGCGAGCGGCTGGCACCTGCATCAGTCGATCGTCTCGCGCGCGAACGGCGATAACCTGTTCATGGCGAAAGACGGCAGCGAGCCGCTCAGCGCGTTCGGCCGGGCATACCTGGCCGGCCTGCTCGACCACGCCCGCGCCTCGACCGTGTTCACCACCCCGACCATCAACGGCTACAAGCGCTACCGCGCCTATTCGCTGGCGCCGGATCGCGCGATCTGGGGCCGCGACAATCGCGGCGTGATGATCCGCGTGCTCGGCGGCGCGGGTGATGCCGCCACGCGCCTTGAGAACCGCATCGGCGAGCCCGCCGCCAATCCCTATCTCTACATGGCCTCGCAGATTCTCTCAGGCCTCGACGGCGTCGACCGCAAGCTCGATCCCGGCCCGTCGGCCGACACGCCCTACGAGACCAATGCGCCGCTTCTGCCGAAATCCTTGCGCGATGCGGTCGCCGCGCTGAAGGACGATCCGTTCTTCCGCGAGCAGCTCGGCGGAGAGTTCGTCGACTACTACACCCACATCAAGAACGCCGAGATCGACCGTTTCCTCTCCGAGGTGACCGACTGGGAGCACCGCGAATATTTCGAGGTGTTTTGA
- a CDS encoding ABC transporter ATP-binding protein → MAEPLLRVEKLVRRFGGIIATDNVSLDVAAGELHAIIGPNGAGKTTLISQLTGHLEPHSGSVSLAGRDITYLPAYRRCALGLARSFQITSLLLDVTAADNVALAAQAHAGTSFRFFANARKEKGLRDAAHAALDRVGLLHRADVVVSRLSHGERRELELAVALASKPKILLLDEPMAGLGVTESQRMVKLLQELRKEVSIVLVEHDMPAVFALADRISVLVYGRVIASGDPAAIRANEDVKRAYLGDQHVVTHHG, encoded by the coding sequence GTGGCTGAACCCTTGCTCCGCGTCGAAAAGCTGGTGCGCCGCTTCGGCGGCATCATCGCGACGGACAACGTCTCGCTCGACGTCGCGGCCGGCGAGCTGCACGCCATCATCGGCCCGAACGGCGCGGGCAAGACCACGCTGATCAGCCAATTGACCGGGCACCTCGAGCCGCATTCCGGCAGCGTCTCGCTGGCGGGGCGCGACATCACCTATCTGCCGGCCTATCGCCGCTGCGCGCTGGGACTTGCGCGCTCGTTCCAGATCACCTCGCTGCTGCTCGACGTTACCGCTGCCGACAATGTCGCGCTGGCGGCGCAGGCGCATGCCGGCACCTCGTTCCGCTTCTTCGCCAATGCGCGCAAGGAAAAGGGCCTGCGCGATGCGGCGCATGCCGCGCTCGACCGCGTCGGCCTGCTGCATCGCGCCGACGTCGTCGTGAGCAGGCTCAGCCATGGCGAACGCCGCGAGCTCGAGCTTGCGGTCGCGCTCGCCAGCAAGCCAAAGATCCTGCTGCTCGACGAGCCCATGGCGGGGCTCGGCGTCACCGAATCCCAACGCATGGTCAAGCTGCTTCAGGAGCTGCGCAAAGAGGTCTCGATCGTGCTGGTCGAGCACGACATGCCGGCGGTGTTCGCACTCGCCGACCGCATCTCGGTGCTGGTCTATGGCCGCGTTATCGCCTCCGGCGATCCGGCCGCGATCCGGGCGAACGAGGACGTCAAGCGCGCCTATCTCGGCGATCAGCATGTGGTGACGCACCATGGCTGA
- the ybaL gene encoding YbaL family putative K(+) efflux transporter has protein sequence MPHDTPLIATVVVGLGLAFVLGTIAQRFRVPPLVGYLLAGVAVGPFTPGFVADQALATELAELGIILLMFGVGLHFSLQDLLSVRKIAVPGAVVQIAAATLMGLGLAWLMGWSVAAGLVFGLALSVASTVVLLRALQERRLMETDRGRIAVGWLIVEDLAMVLVLVLFPAIASLQGSAGNPVVFEPLAAQAGFGLAGIVMLTLVKIIVFIGLMLVVGRRVIPWILHYIAHTGSRELFRLGVLAIALCIAFGATKLFDVSLALGAFFAGMMLRESPLSARAAQESLPLRDAFAVLFFVSVGMMFDPASVIREPWPLLATLAIIMLGKSVAAFLIVVLFRHPLATALTISASLSQIGEFSFILAELGVASQMLPSEGRDLIMAGAILSIMLNPLMFAAATWLAPRLDPRRDSPQATAAVPEPIRTTDLTDHTIVIGYGRVGMLVGDALKQRQLPFLVAEVGESALAKLREGGIETVMGNAAQPAILGATNPSRARHLVIAIPEAFEAGQIVQQARAANPDIRIIARAHADAEVDHLKGLGADVVIMGEREIARGMIEELERRYPDAAEQDPRTLAVGSVV, from the coding sequence ATGCCGCATGACACACCTCTGATCGCCACCGTAGTCGTTGGACTTGGATTAGCTTTCGTACTGGGAACTATAGCACAGCGGTTCCGCGTGCCGCCGCTCGTCGGCTATCTGCTGGCCGGTGTCGCCGTGGGGCCGTTCACGCCGGGCTTCGTCGCCGATCAGGCGCTTGCCACCGAGCTCGCGGAGCTCGGTATTATCCTTCTGATGTTCGGCGTCGGCCTGCATTTCTCGCTCCAGGATCTGCTTTCAGTTCGCAAGATCGCCGTGCCCGGCGCCGTCGTGCAGATCGCCGCTGCGACATTGATGGGTCTTGGCCTCGCATGGCTGATGGGCTGGAGTGTCGCTGCGGGACTCGTGTTCGGACTGGCGTTGTCCGTGGCGAGCACGGTGGTGCTGCTGCGCGCGCTCCAGGAGCGGCGGCTGATGGAGACGGATCGCGGCCGCATTGCCGTCGGCTGGCTGATCGTCGAGGACCTCGCGATGGTGCTCGTGCTGGTCTTGTTTCCAGCGATCGCGAGCCTTCAGGGCAGTGCCGGCAACCCGGTGGTCTTCGAGCCGTTGGCCGCACAGGCGGGTTTCGGACTTGCCGGCATCGTGATGTTGACCCTCGTCAAGATCATCGTGTTCATCGGCCTGATGCTGGTGGTGGGACGCCGTGTGATCCCCTGGATCCTGCACTACATCGCGCATACGGGCTCGCGCGAATTGTTCCGTCTTGGCGTGCTTGCGATCGCGCTGTGCATTGCATTCGGGGCGACCAAACTTTTCGACGTGTCCCTGGCGCTGGGTGCGTTCTTCGCCGGCATGATGCTGCGGGAGTCGCCGCTCAGCGCGCGAGCCGCGCAGGAATCCCTGCCGCTGCGAGATGCCTTCGCCGTGTTGTTCTTCGTCTCGGTTGGCATGATGTTCGATCCGGCGAGCGTCATCCGCGAGCCGTGGCCGCTGCTCGCCACGCTCGCGATCATCATGCTTGGCAAATCCGTTGCCGCGTTCCTGATCGTGGTTCTGTTCCGCCATCCCCTCGCCACCGCGCTGACGATCTCGGCGAGTCTGTCGCAGATCGGCGAGTTCTCCTTCATTCTGGCCGAGCTCGGCGTCGCCTCGCAGATGCTGCCGAGCGAGGGGCGCGACCTGATCATGGCCGGTGCGATCCTCTCCATCATGCTCAACCCGCTGATGTTCGCAGCCGCCACCTGGCTCGCGCCGCGCCTCGATCCGCGGCGCGATTCGCCGCAGGCCACGGCTGCGGTGCCCGAGCCGATCCGCACCACCGACCTGACGGACCATACGATCGTGATCGGCTATGGCAGGGTCGGCATGCTCGTCGGCGACGCCCTGAAGCAGCGGCAACTGCCGTTTCTCGTCGCAGAGGTCGGAGAGAGTGCACTCGCGAAGCTCAGGGAGGGCGGCATCGAGACCGTCATGGGCAATGCTGCGCAGCCCGCCATTCTCGGCGCCACCAATCCGTCGCGGGCGCGGCATCTCGTGATCGCCATTCCCGAAGCCTTCGAGGCGGGGCAGATCGTGCAGCAGGCCCGCGCCGCCAACCCGGATATCCGCATCATCGCGCGTGCGCATGCGGATGCCGAGGTCGATCATTTGAAGGGCCTGGGGGCGGATGTCGTCATCATGGGCGAGCGGGAAATCGCGCGCGGCATGATCGAGGAGCTGGAGAGGAGATATCCGGATGCTGCCGAGCAAGATCCCCGCACGCTCGCGGTCGGTTCGGTCGTTTGA
- a CDS encoding aromatic ring-hydroxylating dioxygenase subunit alpha, whose product MMSQEQNDLITRTGPKDPCGKLMRSYWQPAALVDELEGERPIRPVRLLGENLVLFRDETGRYGLIDRHCAHRGADLAFGRLEHGGLRCAFHGWLFDATGQCIETPAEPKDSKLCQNIRQRSYPVVEKSGILWAYLGEGEPPAFPELDCFVAPGTHTFAFKGHMACNWLQALEVGIDPAHASYLHRFFEDEDTSTAYGKQFRGASAGSDLPMTKILREYDRPIINVEHTEYGLRLIALREIDEERTHVRVTNQLFPHGFVIPMSTEMTITQWHVPIDDENCYWYAIFTSYTNPVDKQKMRDQRLELYELPDYKSRKNKANDYGFDPHEQQTATYTGMGTDINVHDQWAVESMGAIQDRTKEHLGSSDKAIVQYRRLLRAEIEKVGGGEKPMLFLDEANARSIQGPATMDGIGPTRGWETYWMEVDVKRRRGAPWTAPVPKEIADNVHRLTAAE is encoded by the coding sequence ATGATGAGCCAGGAGCAGAACGACCTGATCACCCGCACCGGTCCGAAGGACCCCTGCGGAAAGCTGATGCGGAGCTACTGGCAGCCGGCGGCGCTGGTCGACGAGCTCGAGGGCGAGCGGCCGATCCGCCCGGTCAGGTTGCTCGGCGAGAACCTGGTGCTGTTCCGCGACGAGACCGGACGCTACGGCCTCATCGACCGCCATTGCGCGCATCGCGGCGCCGACCTCGCCTTCGGGCGGCTCGAACATGGCGGGTTGCGCTGCGCCTTCCACGGCTGGCTGTTCGACGCCACCGGCCAGTGCATCGAGACGCCGGCCGAGCCGAAGGACTCAAAACTCTGCCAGAACATCCGCCAGCGCTCCTACCCCGTGGTGGAGAAGAGCGGCATCCTCTGGGCTTATCTCGGCGAGGGTGAGCCGCCGGCCTTTCCGGAGCTCGACTGTTTTGTTGCGCCCGGCACCCACACGTTTGCGTTCAAGGGCCACATGGCCTGCAACTGGCTCCAGGCGCTCGAGGTCGGCATCGATCCTGCGCACGCCTCCTATCTGCATCGTTTCTTCGAGGACGAGGACACGTCGACCGCCTACGGCAAGCAGTTCCGCGGCGCCTCCGCCGGAAGCGACCTGCCGATGACGAAGATTCTTCGTGAATACGACCGCCCGATCATCAATGTCGAGCACACCGAGTACGGCCTGCGGCTGATCGCGCTGCGCGAGATCGACGAGGAGCGCACCCATGTGCGCGTCACCAACCAGCTCTTCCCGCACGGCTTCGTCATTCCCATGAGCACGGAGATGACAATCACGCAGTGGCACGTCCCGATCGACGACGAGAACTGCTACTGGTACGCGATCTTCACCAGCTACACCAACCCGGTCGACAAGCAGAAGATGCGCGACCAGCGGCTCGAGCTCTATGAGCTGCCCGACTACAAATCGCGCAAGAACAAGGCCAACGATTACGGCTTCGATCCGCACGAGCAGCAGACCGCGACCTATACCGGCATGGGCACCGACATCAACGTTCACGACCAGTGGGCGGTGGAATCCATGGGCGCGATCCAGGATCGCACCAAGGAGCATCTCGGCTCGAGCGACAAGGCGATCGTGCAGTACCGCCGCCTGCTGCGGGCCGAGATCGAGAAGGTCGGCGGCGGCGAGAAGCCGATGCTGTTCCTGGACGAAGCCAACGCACGCAGCATCCAGGGCCCGGCGACCATGGACGGCATCGGGCCGACGCGGGGCTGGGAGACCTACTGGATGGAAGTCGACGTCAAGCGCCGCCGCGGCGCGCCGTGGACGGCGCCGGTGCCGAAGGAGATCGCAGACAACGTGCACCGGCTGACGGCGGCGGAGTGA
- a CDS encoding ABC transporter ATP-binding protein, whose protein sequence is MADTLLDVDGIETCYGLSQVLFGLSLSIKPGEMVSLMGRNGMGKTTTIRSIMGLTPARAGSIRFAGAEVRTQPSYKIAKLGVGLVPEGRQIFPNLTVRENLVAAAADRFGSSNPWTLAAIYVMFPRLAERASNMGNQLSGGEQQMLAIGRALMTNPKLLILDEATEGLAPLIREEIWNCLSLLKSRGQSILVVDKNVDHLARICDRHYIIERGKTVWSGTSGQLMAEPDLQHKYLGI, encoded by the coding sequence ATGGCTGACACGCTGCTCGACGTCGACGGCATCGAGACCTGCTACGGCCTGTCCCAGGTGCTGTTCGGCCTGTCGCTGTCGATCAAGCCGGGCGAGATGGTCTCGCTGATGGGCCGCAACGGCATGGGCAAGACCACCACCATCCGCTCCATCATGGGCCTGACGCCGGCACGCGCCGGAAGCATTCGCTTTGCGGGCGCGGAGGTGCGGACGCAGCCGTCCTACAAGATTGCAAAGCTCGGCGTCGGCCTCGTCCCCGAGGGACGGCAGATCTTCCCGAACCTCACCGTACGCGAAAATCTCGTCGCGGCCGCCGCCGATCGCTTCGGCAGCAGCAATCCGTGGACGCTGGCCGCGATCTACGTGATGTTTCCGCGCCTTGCCGAGCGCGCGTCCAACATGGGCAATCAGCTCTCCGGCGGCGAGCAGCAGATGCTCGCGATCGGCCGCGCGCTGATGACCAACCCGAAGCTGCTGATCCTCGACGAGGCGACCGAAGGCCTCGCACCACTGATCCGTGAAGAGATCTGGAATTGCCTGTCGCTGCTGAAGAGCCGGGGACAGTCGATCCTGGTCGTCGACAAGAACGTCGACCATCTCGCCCGCATCTGCGACCGCCACTACATCATCGAGCGCGGCAAGACGGTGTGGAGCGGCACCTCGGGCCAGCTGATGGCGGAGCCGGATCTCCAGCACAAATATCTGGGAATCTGA